Genomic window (Candidatus Nitrosocosmicus franklandus):
TGAATGATGTTCAACTAAGATTAATTTAACATTGTATATACTCTTATGAATATTTATGGATAAAATGAAGCAAAACTCGAAAAATGAATCATTAACACTTATAAATTTCTCGGATTGACCGATCTGTTATTTGGTTCTTAAGATATTACATTTGTCAGATGGTTCGCTTCCAGACTGGAGAATTGAAAAAGCTGCTATAAGCTCCAAGAATAGGGGACATAAAGTGTATTTTGCAGGATCAACACCTGAGCCAAGTTATACAAGAGATGTTTTTTCTCAAATCTACAATCTAAAATGGAATCCAAAAGCTCGGTACAAACTGCCTTATCAATGGCACATTCTCAAAAAGCAGATGAATAAAGTCCTTGCGGAAGTAAGACCAGATATTATTCACGCTCACAATGTGTTTTCGGCAAAAATGGCCAAAGAGATTAACGCTTACCCCGTTGTTTACGATAACCATGAATATTGGTCAAAATTTTTGATTTATCAGTATGAAAGTAGCACTGGTCTCGGTTACGATCATACTGACGGCATAGACCAGATAAAACGTAACATCACAACACTTGGTAATCAAATCAAGAAAAATTTGCGTAAAATGTGGATTGAATGGGAACAAGAAATAATAACCCGTTATCCATCTTTGGTACCCTCCGTGTCAATAAAGTCGGATTTATCTAAAATTTCAAACAAAGTATTTTTGCTACCTAATTTTCCATTGAAGAGCGAAATTGAAAGAATCGAACCTCCAAAAAGACACGATCATTTCTCATCGGTGTATGCAGGAACATCTCCATTCAAAGGCTATCAAACGCCAATAAAAAACATCGATGGATTCATAGATTTGTTTGATAAGGGTTCATTGGGTAAATTAAGTGTGATCGGCTGGACGTGTTCAGATTCAGAATTTATAAAATATCATGGTTTTATGGACAGAAAAGATATGTTTAACGAAATGGAAAAAAACAGCGCCGGATTCATACCATGGAAGAAACATCCTTTTCATCGTTTCTGTAGTCCAAATAAGGCATTTGAATACGCTCATGCAGGTCTAATTGTGTTGAGTACAAACTCTTTGCAACCCATTTTTGATTCCTTACAGGATAATGTGGTGGGTTTTGATGACTATGTTGATATGGTAGATAAAGTAAAGAATCTACTTTCTGATTTGGAACAAGTATTTGTAAAACGCCTCAAAACCTACGAATTTGCACGCAGTAATTTGTTGTGGGAAAATTATGAGGATAACATATTTGAAGCATACAGACTAGCTTAAAATACCTTCTGAAACCATTGATAGAAACATGTGTTATTTTATACATGGTAAACTGTAACCACGTAGACAACAATATTAAATAATTACAGCCAAAAAATACAAACCTTAATAACCTTTTTAAACATAAATTTTCAAGCAAATTAATGAATTATAATAGTTCTAATGAAAATAGTAACAATGATATTAAAAAATATTGGGAAAAACGTCTCAACGATAACTATGGATTGCACGGTACTGGATACATTGGATTAGGTAAAAACTATAATATTTGGATGTATAAAGTTAGGAAACATATAGTAAATAAAAAATTACAAAAATTTCAGTCAAATTTTAGTAGTGCAAATGTGCTTGATATTGGATCAGGTAGTGGTTTTTATGTTGACATATGGAAACACTTGGGTGTAAAGAACATCACGGGGTGTGATATTACTAGTGTATCTGTTAAAAATCTCTCAAACAAATATCCGGAAGGCGAGTTTTTGGAATTTGATATCAGTTCTAATGTAATCCCAATATCGAAGCAGTTTGACTATGTTACTGCCTTTGATGTCTTGTTTCATATTGTTGATGATGAAAAATATGCAAAGGCTATAAGCAATATCTATAATCTATTAAAACCAAATGGTATACTTTTCTTTTCTGAGAATTTTATCCATAAAAAAACAGCAAGAAGTAGGTTCCAATCTACTCGTTCGCTTGACGAAATTCAGTCATTGCTTCAAAGATCTGGGTTTCAGATATTGGAAAGATCTCCTATGTTTTATTTGATGAATACTCCTGTGGATTCCGACGGCGTAATTATTAACAAGTTTTGGCATCTGGTTAAGAAAGTAGCAAGTAAAGGTGAAACCTTTGGACGGTTGGTTGGAGGTATTCTTTATCCGTTCGAATTGATGATGATTTCTACTAAATCAGAAAGTCCTTCTACAGAGATAATGATTTGTAAAAAACAATAATTCTCCCAAAGACTGGCGATATCTTGTTCTTATAAATTCGTTCTGTCATATAGTGTTATATGAGTGGTGGCATACTATATGGGCCTGATTACCATAAGTAGGTTCAGGGCTCAATTTCAATTAGTTATTTCAAAGCGTTGAAAAATCAATCCAACAACTATAATAATCTGTTACTCTGAATGTCGAATGAAAAAATCTTACTACTTTCTATTCACTTTTAATTTTTTATAAGTATCGGCAACTCCTGGTACCTGCTTTGCAAATCTTTTTAATTTGGTTTCTAGGGGTAATTTCCCATGGCTTCTCAATCGTTTTATATTCTCGTTATAATTTGATATAACGTTGCTATTTAGGGATATAACAGATATCCATGAAATGTCATCTCTTACAAATGCAATATTGCCTAAGCTAGATAATTCAGACGGTGACCAAGCAGATTTATGTGTTTCATGGATATTTCCGAAGGCATCTTTTTGAGGGGAGGGATTCTTCGGAGTACTTACCAAAATACATTCATTGTTTTTTAACAAGGTCCTTAACAACCTTGATCCGTCATCCTTTTCAAAATGCTCTAGAACATCAATCAACAGAACTAGATCATATTTGATATCAAGTTCTTGGGCGATATCTAAAATATCATTGTTATAAATTTTATTGTATATGTATTGATGCAATGGAGAGATATATTGTTGAAAGACCTCCACACAATCTATTCTTCTTTTAAACTCATATTTCTGTCTGCCATCCCATAATTCTAAATATTCTCTACACAGCACCCCAAACTTACCAAATCCACTTCCTATGTCCAATACCGATTTAGGATTTAAAGATATTATCATTTCCATTATTTTTGAGATATGATAATATTGACTAGAGGGCATTAAGTAATCGTTATTCCCTTAGAGTTATCTTTAAAGGTTTATGTGATAAGGTCGCGGGCGGCAGAAATTATACATTAGCTACAATTTCATAGTATTGTGTGATGTATTGCTACAAAGTAAATCTAAATTAGAGAAAAATGAATACACTAAACTGTGTCAAAGTATCTCAGAATAAATCAACGATTTATCCGTAGAAGATGGTTGGACTTTAGAAATGGTCATAGTATTTATTTGATATTTGTATTGACTTTTACTAATTTTATTCTTATTACCTATAATTTTGCTATAAAACAAATACCAATCTTGGGCGATGCTATCTCTTTGCCTGTGTTCATCGTTCTTTTTGCTCTCGTGTACATCCCAGTCTCTATGCTTATCGGATATTGGCACAGAAAACATCAGTATTCGGTAGAAAATGAAGCATTGATTAATCAAAATTGGGTATGGGCTTGGATAATGCAATATCAAATAAGGTTGATTAAGGGTAAAACAACAAAAAAAGAAGACGAATTTGTCATAACTTATCTTAACGATATTTTAAAGAGGACTAACAAGACTGAACTAATGGCTAAAGATGAAGATTCCACTACATCTAATTCTAATGAAGAAAAAAAGGGTTGAACACTGTTATGTACAGCAACCAATACTAAAGCGCGTTTACTAATCTTCTCATCTTATCAAAATTTATTTCAAACCCAAATCGCTTCTCATCCTTTTTCATATTTTTATACATGCTCATGAGTAAATTGAAATGCTTTACAGTACTTAATTTCCCATCCATCTTTAACCTTACAATCTTATAAACATCATAATAGTATTGAAATTTCTTTAGGACTTTTTCACGATATTCTCTTTGATCAAATTTCTTTTTATCGTTCTCGGCCTTATCTAAAACTTGTAAAAATATTTCACAACTTAAGAGTGACGGTATGATCCCTTCTCCCAGCATTGGAAAGACTGTTCCAATTGATTCACCTACACCTATAATGTTACCATCGCAAAATGGTTCCATTAGTCTTGGAGGTGCAAGTCTTATGGGTCTACCAATCTTTTTTACTATCCTTACCTGTGGATGTTCAGCAAAGAATTCCTTTATGCCCAAATACTTTCTATCAATATCTCCTGCACCCATAAATCCGGTACCGTTGTTTAGTGGAAAATACCAAAAGTATCCTCTGGCTCCTTTGTAACCCATAACATGAAATTCATCGATGTCTGTAATGTTTTCGACCAAATATTCATAGGCTGGTATCACAAAATCTTCTTTAGCTCGTGGCAAAAATCGTCTATGAAATCCGGTACAATCTAATACGTAATCGTACTTTTCTTTAGGAAACGTCTCTCTGTTGCAACTAATTCCATATTCTACGTTAACATTTGATAAAAGATCATTTTCCCATTGTTTTTTATTGTAGGTAACGAGTCCATCCAAATTCAGGTATTCTGTTTTTTGATTTGGGAGACTCATCTTCAATTTTTTCCCTACATGAAATATATACTTGCTAAAGTCAAGACCTGCTTTATTGGAGAAGTATTCTAGCATATGCTTTGATGCGCCCCAAGCACATACTGGCCAATGTGATTCCTCTCTATTTGATTCAAAAAGAGTAACCTCGTGGTCACCTTTGCTCAACATACTGCCAAGGAAACTACCTGCTACACCAGCTCCAATTATCGCTATCTTCAAATTGATTTGGGTACCTCTCGTAACAATATTAATATTTGTATGTTGATAAATATCCTTGACAGTTGGAATATACATAATGATTTGTTACAAAAAAAGTTCTAATCAATCTACTTACTAATTATTTATATCTGATAGAAATTAATCTTGAATTAAGTAAAAACAACAGTTTCCCATATATATCATACAATTGAATCTTTGTTTGAATGAATAACAAAATATATCTCATGGCGGCATTAATTGCATTTGCATCTGTTGGTGCTTTGTTAATACAACCAACTGTAGCATCAGCACAAAGCAGCATGATAGACAATATTTTGAACAGCGCAATCCCATCTTCTAATTCTAATGATAATAATCAACAATCTCAATCAAGTGATAGCAATAGCAGCAGCAGTAGCAGTGATAATACAAGTGTAGCAGCTCCTATAAGCACTAGCTTATCATGTGGTCAAGTTATTAAACAAAGTGTAAAATTGACTGCCAACCTTGATTGTAAGACTGATGGTATAATTGTAGGTGCAGACGGCATTACAATCGATCTTAATGGATTTACCTTAAGCGGACCAGGCGAAAAGAGTTCTAAAGTTGGTATCATGTTTGCAGACAACGATGAAGTTACTGTTCAAGGTCCAGGAACAATCACTAAATTCCAGGCAGGTGCACTCTTCTCTGGTGGGGAAGATAACAAAATTTCAAGAGTTACATTCACCGGAAATGAAATTGCTGTCTTTGAAACAGGATCCAAGAATGTAGTAATTGAAGACAACCTAATGTTCGAAAACAGTATCGGTGTAGCAGCACACTCCTCCTCTGGTTCAAAATTGACAACAAATCTGTTCAAAGCCAATGATTTAGCAGGTGTAACATTGGTCAACTCTGCAAAAAATGAACTATCAATGAACACAATCCAGGGCTCTGTAAACGGTATATTCCTTGATGGTCAAAGCACAGAAAATATCATCAATTCAAATAATGTATTACAGAACCGCGGTGTAGATTTGAATAACGGTAACGGTCTACCAACCAACATAAACAACAACGTCTTTTCAGACAACAACTGTAACACATCTGTTCCAGACGGTTTATGTCTAGGTAGATAGATAGCTACCACATCTTTTTATTTTAATTGCAACTTTTATTATAAATAACCAAATTCTATTCAAAAGGATTCAGTAATATATTTATTTTATCAAAAGTTATCATCTGTATTATGAGCACCGCCATTTCTTTAGGTAGTTTAAGTTATGTTTTAATCACATTTATCATCTTATTCGGCATTGCTCCAGCGAGCTTGTACAATGCATTGAACACTGATGGATCGACCCTTGTTGTTGCAGTTTTTGGGCAGGAATCAAATTCTACTGTTGCAAGTGATGCTGAAATTTTAGCTAGTATAAATCAAACTTATTTGTCTTTAATCCCTTTAATGATCAAAGAAGTTGAAAATACTAATGCAAGTGAAATCCCTATTAGACAAATAATGGAAGCAACTCCTTCAAATGTCACCGCCCTCCAGGATATAGTCAAAAACAGTTCAAATAGAACAACTCAAGATGAACTAAACTCTAGTTTTACTGATGTCTCTTCTTCCAATGGTGGCATTAATAGCAACAACACGCTCAAGCCTCAGGATCTGATACCAGTAGTGGTTAACATGACTCAAAACACCAACGCAACTGATATACCTATTCAAAATGTCATAAACGCTGTTCCTTCAAATGTCACCGCCCTCCAGGATATAGTCAAAAACAGTTCAAATAGAACATCTCAAGATGAATTTAACTCTAGTTTTACTGATGTCTCTTCTTCCAATGGTAGCGTTAATAGCAACAACACGCTCAAGCCTCAGGATCTGATACCAGTAGTGGTTAACATGACTCAAAACACCAACGCAAGCGAGCTTGGGTTTATGAGAGTGATTAACTCTACTCCAAATCTGGATACCCTAAATAAGAGTATTTTGAATTAGAAAAATGACTGGTATGTTGTTATACTAAGCTTGATTTGGTTGCTAAGCTTGATTTGGTTGCTAAGCTTGACTTGGTTACCTAGTTATTTTTATTGATATCTACTGCTTTTCACTATTCGATGTATCTGCATAAGCGTCCATAATTCTATATCTTATGTATTTATCATCCAAAGAGAATTTTGGTGGATGTGGATCGTGCGTTTCTATATTGCAGTTTTGACATTTGTCTTTTAAAGTATACTTTAAACATTTTTTGCAAATTCTAATTCGATGTTTCATTATATTAATAACCAGTCTAAATGTTTGTATGGGTTTTTTTAGACTCTTCTCTCAAAAACTTGAAGGTTCCCGAGTTTTTTTCAATGCTTGTCTTTATCTTTTCAATTGCTTGATTGAGGGCTTTTTCGGCAATTTTGAAATTTTCAGCAGTTACCGTGATTCTATACCTTGGGGCGCCGACATACGTGATATCTACCTTTGAGTTATTCTTCGAGCCTTCAACAGAAGATAGAACATTCTTTATTATGTCTATTCCATTTCCCTTCCTTACGGTAATTTCTAATAACGCCCTTACTTCTATATGTGGAATTTGGATCTTTTTGCTTTCTGCTTCTATAGCCTCAATTACTTCTGGTTTTAGGTCCAAACTAGCCAATACATCAGGTCCCTTAATTGCCACTGCTTCAAATGCATCATAAATAAAGTCGTATTTTTGTGCAATCTTTTCTTCTATCTCTTTAATTTGATTTAGATCGTACCCTAATTTTGTTTTTATAATGTCCATGAAATTGGCGCCTTTTTCATCCTTTTTTACCTCGATAATCTTTGATTTTTTCTCTTCTCCTGTTACTTGTTTGAGTGACAGATCGACTTCTGATCTTGTAGGGTTGACTCTAATTACCTTAAGTACGGTTTTTTGTTTGGGTTTTACATATCTTTCAATATTTCTAATCCATCCTGTTGCAATTTCAGATATGTGCAGGAAGGCCGTAAGATTATCA
Coding sequences:
- a CDS encoding glycosyltransferase; translated protein: MVLKILHLSDGSLPDWRIEKAAISSKNRGHKVYFAGSTPEPSYTRDVFSQIYNLKWNPKARYKLPYQWHILKKQMNKVLAEVRPDIIHAHNVFSAKMAKEINAYPVVYDNHEYWSKFLIYQYESSTGLGYDHTDGIDQIKRNITTLGNQIKKNLRKMWIEWEQEIITRYPSLVPSVSIKSDLSKISNKVFLLPNFPLKSEIERIEPPKRHDHFSSVYAGTSPFKGYQTPIKNIDGFIDLFDKGSLGKLSVIGWTCSDSEFIKYHGFMDRKDMFNEMEKNSAGFIPWKKHPFHRFCSPNKAFEYAHAGLIVLSTNSLQPIFDSLQDNVVGFDDYVDMVDKVKNLLSDLEQVFVKRLKTYEFARSNLLWENYEDNIFEAYRLA
- a CDS encoding class I SAM-dependent methyltransferase, producing the protein MNYNSSNENSNNDIKKYWEKRLNDNYGLHGTGYIGLGKNYNIWMYKVRKHIVNKKLQKFQSNFSSANVLDIGSGSGFYVDIWKHLGVKNITGCDITSVSVKNLSNKYPEGEFLEFDISSNVIPISKQFDYVTAFDVLFHIVDDEKYAKAISNIYNLLKPNGILFFSENFIHKKTARSRFQSTRSLDEIQSLLQRSGFQILERSPMFYLMNTPVDSDGVIINKFWHLVKKVASKGETFGRLVGGILYPFELMMISTKSESPSTEIMICKKQ
- a CDS encoding methyltransferase domain-containing protein, which codes for MPSSQYYHISKIMEMIISLNPKSVLDIGSGFGKFGVLCREYLELWDGRQKYEFKRRIDCVEVFQQYISPLHQYIYNKIYNNDILDIAQELDIKYDLVLLIDVLEHFEKDDGSRLLRTLLKNNECILVSTPKNPSPQKDAFGNIHETHKSAWSPSELSSLGNIAFVRDDISWISVISLNSNVISNYNENIKRLRSHGKLPLETKLKRFAKQVPGVADTYKKLKVNRK
- a CDS encoding NAD(P)/FAD-dependent oxidoreductase, whose product is MKIAIIGAGVAGSFLGSMLSKGDHEVTLFESNREESHWPVCAWGASKHMLEYFSNKAGLDFSKYIFHVGKKLKMSLPNQKTEYLNLDGLVTYNKKQWENDLLSNVNVEYGISCNRETFPKEKYDYVLDCTGFHRRFLPRAKEDFVIPAYEYLVENITDIDEFHVMGYKGARGYFWYFPLNNGTGFMGAGDIDRKYLGIKEFFAEHPQVRIVKKIGRPIRLAPPRLMEPFCDGNIIGVGESIGTVFPMLGEGIIPSLLSCEIFLQVLDKAENDKKKFDQREYREKVLKKFQYYYDVYKIVRLKMDGKLSTVKHFNLLMSMYKNMKKDEKRFGFEINFDKMRRLVNAL
- a CDS encoding right-handed parallel beta-helix repeat-containing protein; the protein is MNNKIYLMAALIAFASVGALLIQPTVASAQSSMIDNILNSAIPSSNSNDNNQQSQSSDSNSSSSSSDNTSVAAPISTSLSCGQVIKQSVKLTANLDCKTDGIIVGADGITIDLNGFTLSGPGEKSSKVGIMFADNDEVTVQGPGTITKFQAGALFSGGEDNKISRVTFTGNEIAVFETGSKNVVIEDNLMFENSIGVAAHSSSGSKLTTNLFKANDLAGVTLVNSAKNELSMNTIQGSVNGIFLDGQSTENIINSNNVLQNRGVDLNNGNGLPTNINNNVFSDNNCNTSVPDGLCLGR
- a CDS encoding RNA-protein complex protein Nop10 — translated: MKHRIRICKKCLKYTLKDKCQNCNIETHDPHPPKFSLDDKYIRYRIMDAYADTSNSEKQ
- a CDS encoding translation initiation factor IF-2 subunit alpha, which produces MVSISDTKKLPELGEIVIVTVKEVTGHGAYVTLDEYDNLTAFLHISEIATGWIRNIERYVKPKQKTVLKVIRVNPTRSEVDLSLKQVTGEEKKSKIIEVKKDEKGANFMDIIKTKLGYDLNQIKEIEEKIAQKYDFIYDAFEAVAIKGPDVLASLDLKPEVIEAIEAESKKIQIPHIEVRALLEITVRKGNGIDIIKNVLSSVEGSKNNSKVDITYVGAPRYRITVTAENFKIAEKALNQAIEKIKTSIEKNSGTFKFLREESKKTHTNI